Sequence from the Lysobacter capsici genome:
GTACCGGCCGCCGGAATCGGCGATCGGCGAGGCCTTCCTGAATCTGGTTCGGGCCGATACCGATGCCGAACGCGTGACCCAGGTACGCGCCGAAGGTGCCGCCGTGCGCCAGCTGTGGAAACGGCTCAATGCCGGCGGCGTGGTCGGCATCCTGCCCGACCAGCAGCCGAAGGCCGGCGACGGCGAGTTCGCGCCGTTCTTCGGCGTGCCGGCGCTGACCATGACCCTGCTCGGCCGGCTGGCCGAACGCACCGGCGCGACCGTGCTGTTCGCGTATTGCGAACGCATCGGCACCGATGCCGACCCGCTCGGCTTCGCCCTGCGCATCGAGGCCGCGCCCGACGGCATCGCCGACCCCGATCCGCAACGCGCCTGCGTGGCGCTCAACGCCGCGGTCGAACGCATCGCGCGGCGCGATCCGGCCCAGTACCAGTGGACCTACAAGCGCTACACCCTGCGTCCGTCCGGCGACGGCAACGACAATCCGTATCGATCCCGTTGAACCTCTGAGTCACGTTGAGTCCTGGCTCGCACTGAGCGCAGCGGCGGCGACGCGCGCCTTTTGCAGGCGCGATCAAACATCGCCGCGCGCGCGTGCGCCCATGCCGTTCCACGCCCTGCGCCGACGACTACACTGCAAGCTGACTCGCCCGATGGCCGCAGGATGACGCAGACCGATCACGACGACGCAGCGCCCGCCTCCGCGCCAGCCGCGCAGACCGAGCCCGCGCCCGATCCGCCCGCGTCGCCGACGGACGCCGGCGGCGACTGGCAGCGCCTGCCGGCGCGCGCGATCCCGCTGTGCACGATCGACATCAGCCTGTCGCTGGCGTTCGTGTTCGGCATCGCCGGCACCATCGTCGGCGTGCTCAGCCTGGGCCGCTATGCCGGCCTGGCCAGCGGCCTGGCCGGCGCGCTGTTCGGCGCCGGCATCGGCATGTGGATCGGCTTCCGCCGTTACCGCAACACCCTGTGGCGATTGGACGACTACGGGTTCGCGGTGCGCCGCGGCGTGGCCTGGCAACGCGAAACGCTGGTGCCGCTGACCCGGGTGCAGCATCTGGACCTCAAGCACGGCCCGCTGCAACGCATGCGCCGCCTGTCGACCCTGGTCGTGCACACCGCCGGCACCCGCCACAGCGCGGTCTCGATCGATCATCTCGACGCCGACGACGCCCAGCGCCTGCGCGAACGCCTGGGCCGCCAGCTCGATCACGAAGACGACGAGGCCTGATGAGCGCGTCCGAGATCGAGCCCGCCGCGCCGGCCGAATCCGCCGCGGCCGCAAGCGCCCACCCAACCAGCGCCAACCCGGCCGCGGCCGCCGTCGACGCCGACCGCCGCCTGCATCCGATGTCGTGGCTGTTCGTGCTGATCCAGCAGCTGCGCCAGTTCATCGTGCCGCTGCTGGCGCTGCTGTTCTTCGGCCGTGGCGACCGCAACGAGCTGTGGTCGCTGATCGGCGTCGGCGTGCTGGTGCTGGTGTCGCTGTGGCGCTATTTCACCTATCGCTACGGCATCGGCGGCGACAGCGTGGTGGTGCGCAGCGGGCTGCTCAACCGCAGCCTGCGGGTGATCCCGTTCGTGCGCATCCAGAACGTGGCCCTGCATCAGAACGTCTTGCACCGTTTGTTCGGCGTGGCCGAAGTGCGGCTGGAATCGGCCGGCAGCAAGGAGGCCGAGGCGCATATGCGCGTGCTCAAGCTCGACGACGCGCTGGCGCTGGAGTCGCTGGTGCGCCGGCGCGGCGCGGGCGCGGCCGAAACGGTCGAGGAGCGCGCCGACATCCTGTTGCGGCTGAGCACGGCCGAGGTGCTGCGGCTCGGGCTGGTCTCCAACGGCGGCCTGGTGCTAGTCGGCGCGGGCCTGGCCGCGCTGTCGCAGATGGTGCCCGACGTCAACGGCCGGATTCCCGAACGGGTGCTGCGCCAGGGCCTGCGTTGGGTGTCGGGCCATGTCGACGTGCATCACTTCGATACGGCCGGTTATGCGCTGCTGGCGGTCGGCGTGATCGGCGCGACCGCGGTCGCGCTGAAGACGCTGTCGATCGCGCTGGCGCTGCTGCGTTACCACGGGTTCGAACTGAGCGAGCAAGGCCGCCGGCTGACCGCCGAACGCGGCCTGCTAGGGCGTTGGCGCACCACCGTGCCGCGTCGGCGAATCCAGGCCTGGACCTTGGAAGAAGGCCTGATGCACCGCCTGCTCGGCCGCCGCCGGCTG
This genomic interval carries:
- a CDS encoding lauroyl acyltransferase — its product is MSSFVARVLYVLAGLLGRLPWSWQRRLGDAIAALWLRRDARESRVVRVNLELAHPGLPPAERAQWQRAIMRTTARQAVETLRLWTRPHAENLRLLREQHGTELFDAALASGKGLIVAAPHYGNWELLNQWLASRTPLAILYRPPESAIGEAFLNLVRADTDAERVTQVRAEGAAVRQLWKRLNAGGVVGILPDQQPKAGDGEFAPFFGVPALTMTLLGRLAERTGATVLFAYCERIGTDADPLGFALRIEAAPDGIADPDPQRACVALNAAVERIARRDPAQYQWTYKRYTLRPSGDGNDNPYRSR
- a CDS encoding PH domain-containing protein produces the protein MSWLFVLIQQLRQFIVPLLALLFFGRGDRNELWSLIGVGVLVLVSLWRYFTYRYGIGGDSVVVRSGLLNRSLRVIPFVRIQNVALHQNVLHRLFGVAEVRLESAGSKEAEAHMRVLKLDDALALESLVRRRGAGAAETVEERADILLRLSTAEVLRLGLVSNGGLVLVGAGLAALSQMVPDVNGRIPERVLRQGLRWVSGHVDVHHFDTAGYALLAVGVIGATAVALKTLSIALALLRYHGFELSEQGRRLTAERGLLGRWRTTVPRRRIQAWTLEEGLMHRLLGRRRLAVDTVGADEDDEGRALKDLAPIATPATCDALVEHLLPRAHWDRLQWRALPGATWWRLFLPDVPWTVLTTFALHWHVGAWGLLALLWLPWTAFKARRRAQRIGYAYSEDLIAVREGWWHRYWRFAELDKLQALQIKRSPIDRRCGTATLWLDTAGAGTLAPPLRIRFLPEADARRIYETLAATLSKRPLRW
- a CDS encoding PH domain-containing protein, which encodes MTQTDHDDAAPASAPAAQTEPAPDPPASPTDAGGDWQRLPARAIPLCTIDISLSLAFVFGIAGTIVGVLSLGRYAGLASGLAGALFGAGIGMWIGFRRYRNTLWRLDDYGFAVRRGVAWQRETLVPLTRVQHLDLKHGPLQRMRRLSTLVVHTAGTRHSAVSIDHLDADDAQRLRERLGRQLDHEDDEA